The Plasmodium gaboni strain SY75 chromosome Unknown, whole genome shotgun sequence genomic interval ATCCCAAGagtttttaatatttacGCATGATGAAATTGTACAACTTTTAGAAGATCAACAGCTAGATGCTCTTATACTAATAAGGACTGTTCAGTAaataaacaataaaaaatatacacatatacacatatatacatatatacatacatatatatattatatatgtttatattttatttttaaattcttattttatattttttttttttattattcaaagatatgaaaaatattacaaacATATACCTATAATAGCTGccttaaaaaaaatcagTTTTGTCTTACTAGAAGAAAAGtaaatgttttattttattttaatatgaaaaaataattatatat includes:
- a CDS encoding hypothetical protein (conserved Plasmodium protein, unknown function) is translated as MEEKGKCKKIMESPYSIELEPLDHEKSSTILKTLLEIISSNISQEFLIFTHDEIVQLLEDQQLDALILIRTVQYEKYYKHIPIIAALKKISFVLLEE